In Pedobacter heparinus DSM 2366, the following are encoded in one genomic region:
- the gldG gene encoding gliding motility-associated ABC transporter substrate-binding protein GldG: protein MVKLKKYQSRAVIFVLLLLLLNIVSQFVYTRIDFTKEKRFTLNPKTTSILKDASKPILITVFLDGELPAAFKRLQRAAKDLLTDYRAYAGTDIKIVFADPIDGLSAAEQDTAINNLYQVGIEPTNLNIKNDNGFAQKVIFPMAMVSSGDKRFPVRLLQNLNPSGSYEESINHSIQNLEYVFTSAIQKVLTGEHPRIGFTEGNGELSDPELQDAIKSLSDSYEVGRVNLDLIDKNGLDKLNTLVIAKPQKEFTEVQKYKLNYFVMKGGSVVWCIDQVGANLDSLKGAGEQLAFNRKLNLDDMLFMYGARVNYNLVADANCTEIPLAMGGGQGQIQLAPWVYYPLLMPDTASAIVKNIDDVKAEFVSTVDTISVKGISKKIILHTSPFNKVFNAPKLLSLQMVAEQPDPREYASSPKAVAVLLEGNFPSVFLNRPVPAGIIENYGLPPVGKASKMIVIGDGDVFKNQVSSRDGSVFPLGFDRYTEKSYGNKALLLNVADYLCNADNLIALRNKEVKIRLLDKGRLRAEKLQWQLINLIGPLLLLISFAIFQHYYRKHKYAR from the coding sequence ATGGTAAAACTTAAAAAATACCAGAGCAGAGCAGTTATTTTTGTATTGCTGCTCCTGTTGCTCAACATCGTTTCGCAGTTTGTATATACCAGAATAGATTTTACCAAAGAAAAGCGCTTTACGCTGAACCCTAAAACAACATCGATCTTGAAAGATGCCAGTAAGCCCATCCTGATTACCGTTTTTCTGGACGGAGAACTTCCGGCTGCTTTTAAAAGATTGCAGCGTGCTGCAAAAGATCTGCTGACCGATTACAGGGCATACGCCGGAACAGACATCAAAATTGTATTTGCCGATCCGATTGACGGCTTATCAGCAGCGGAACAGGATACAGCCATCAACAACCTGTATCAGGTAGGTATAGAGCCTACCAATCTGAACATTAAAAATGACAATGGTTTTGCGCAGAAGGTTATTTTTCCGATGGCCATGGTCAGCAGTGGTGATAAGCGCTTTCCGGTCAGACTGCTCCAAAACCTCAATCCCAGTGGCAGTTATGAAGAAAGTATCAATCATTCCATACAGAACCTGGAATATGTATTCACTTCGGCCATTCAAAAGGTGCTGACCGGCGAACATCCCCGGATAGGTTTTACCGAAGGCAATGGCGAATTGTCCGATCCGGAGCTGCAGGATGCTATCAAAAGCCTTTCAGATAGCTATGAAGTGGGTAGGGTAAACCTTGACCTGATTGATAAAAATGGATTGGATAAACTGAATACGCTGGTTATAGCCAAACCTCAAAAAGAATTTACAGAAGTACAGAAATATAAGCTCAATTATTTTGTAATGAAGGGCGGCAGTGTGGTATGGTGTATAGATCAGGTGGGGGCCAACCTGGATAGCTTAAAAGGTGCCGGGGAGCAGCTGGCCTTTAACCGCAAGCTAAACCTGGACGATATGTTGTTTATGTATGGTGCCAGGGTAAATTATAACCTGGTTGCTGATGCCAACTGCACAGAGATCCCCCTGGCAATGGGCGGAGGACAAGGGCAGATCCAGCTGGCTCCATGGGTCTATTATCCTTTACTGATGCCTGATACGGCCAGTGCCATCGTAAAAAACATAGATGATGTAAAAGCAGAATTTGTAAGTACGGTAGATACGATATCGGTAAAAGGCATCAGCAAAAAGATCATTCTGCATACCTCGCCATTTAATAAAGTTTTTAATGCACCCAAATTGCTGTCGCTCCAGATGGTGGCCGAGCAACCCGACCCCCGTGAGTATGCAAGTTCTCCAAAAGCTGTTGCAGTACTGTTGGAAGGGAATTTTCCTTCTGTATTTTTAAACAGACCTGTACCGGCGGGGATCATTGAAAATTATGGGCTTCCTCCTGTTGGCAAAGCCAGTAAAATGATTGTGATTGGTGATGGTGATGTTTTTAAGAACCAGGTAAGCAGCAGGGATGGCTCTGTTTTTCCATTGGGTTTTGACCGTTATACCGAAAAGAGTTACGGAAATAAAGCGTTGTTGTTAAATGTTGCCGATTATTTGTGTAATGCCGACAATCTGATCGCCCTGCGCAATAAAGAGGTTAAAATCAGGTTATTGGATAAGGGGCGTTTGCGTGCCGAAAAGCTGCAATGGCAGCTGATTAATTTAATTGGACCTTTACTATTGTTAATATCGTTCGCAATTTTTCAACATTATTACCGTAAACATAAGTATGCAAGGTAA
- the gldF gene encoding gliding motility-associated ABC transporter permease subunit GldF produces MYAVFKRELFSLLNSLMAYITIGIFLLVSGLLLWFFPDTSVLEYGYAELTGFFSLAPFLFMFLIPAVTMRSFAEERREGTYVLLATRPVTDWQIVLAKYFACLILLLFALIPTLIYYFTVSQLALPKGNIDAGAVIGSYIGLLLLGAAFTGIGIFASSITKNQVIAFAVAAFLCFIAYIGFDALSQLFSLSYFENVFQSLSVNEHYQSISRGVLDTRDLVYFISFILVFLGAARLVIGGRKW; encoded by the coding sequence ATGTACGCAGTTTTTAAACGGGAATTGTTCAGCTTGCTGAATTCGCTGATGGCTTATATTACGATTGGTATTTTTTTGCTGGTCTCGGGTTTACTGCTTTGGTTCTTTCCTGATACCTCTGTACTGGAATATGGCTATGCAGAGCTGACCGGTTTTTTTAGCCTGGCACCTTTCTTATTTATGTTCTTAATTCCTGCGGTTACCATGCGCTCCTTTGCCGAAGAAAGAAGGGAAGGTACTTATGTTTTGCTGGCTACCAGGCCCGTAACCGACTGGCAAATTGTGCTTGCCAAGTATTTTGCCTGCCTGATATTGCTGTTGTTTGCCCTTATTCCTACACTAATCTATTATTTTACAGTATCGCAATTGGCCTTGCCCAAAGGAAACATCGATGCCGGGGCAGTCATTGGTTCGTACATTGGTTTATTGCTGCTGGGGGCTGCATTTACAGGGATTGGTATTTTTGCTTCTTCCATTACCAAAAATCAGGTGATCGCTTTTGCTGTAGCTGCATTTTTGTGTTTTATAGCCTATATTGGTTTTGATGCCCTAAGCCAGTTGTTTAGCCTGAGTTATTTTGAAAATGTATTTCAGTCATTGAGTGTAAATGAACATTATCAGTCCATAAGCAGGGGGGTGCTGGATACCCGGGACCTGGTATACTTTATCAGTTTTATACTTGTGTTTTTAGGGGCGGCAAGGTTAGTGATAGGAGGGCGGAAATGGTAA
- a CDS encoding alpha/beta fold hydrolase, with amino-acid sequence MTQKFITIANCKLAYLEKNSTAQNTIFFIHGNSVSSRSWKAQLSSERLQGYRLIAIDLPAHGDSGASADPGADYSIPGLGAIVAAAIKVLAADRPYILVALSLGTNIMAESLAFGLHPAGIVLAGSCLIGEKYTLDSFVYPDTNVAVVFTEQAPQNEVRLYASQVMSNSDASVVEEFVTDYYQVKLPFRSSLSGSIQEQKYNDQIALIHAVDKPALVIFGKDEQVINPDYLDDAPFKLWQNTVFKIPGASHLVQSDRPEEFNKLLADYAAETFI; translated from the coding sequence ATGACACAAAAATTCATAACGATTGCCAATTGTAAACTAGCCTATCTTGAAAAAAACAGCACTGCTCAAAACACCATCTTTTTTATCCATGGAAACTCGGTTTCTTCCCGTTCCTGGAAGGCACAGTTGAGCAGTGAAAGGTTACAGGGATACAGGTTAATTGCTATAGATTTACCTGCACATGGTGATTCTGGAGCTTCAGCTGATCCGGGTGCAGATTACAGCATACCAGGTTTGGGGGCAATTGTGGCTGCTGCCATTAAAGTCTTAGCTGCAGATCGTCCTTACATTTTGGTTGCTTTATCGCTGGGAACGAATATAATGGCTGAATCTCTGGCCTTCGGTCTCCATCCTGCGGGAATTGTACTTGCAGGAAGCTGCCTTATCGGAGAAAAATATACGCTCGACAGTTTTGTTTATCCTGATACAAATGTTGCAGTAGTTTTTACAGAACAAGCTCCGCAAAACGAAGTCAGGTTATATGCTTCACAGGTGATGAGCAACAGTGATGCATCGGTAGTGGAAGAATTTGTGACAGATTATTATCAGGTAAAGTTGCCCTTCAGATCATCATTGAGCGGCAGTATCCAGGAACAAAAATACAACGATCAGATTGCATTGATCCATGCAGTTGACAAACCTGCATTGGTCATTTTTGGAAAAGACGAACAGGTTATAAATCCCGATTATTTAGATGATGCACCATTTAAACTATGGCAGAACACCGTTTTTAAGATTCCCGGAGCCAGCCACCTGGTACAGTCCGATCGCCCGGAAGAATTCAATAAATTACTGGCTGATTATGCAGCCGAGACTTTCATTTAA
- a CDS encoding response regulator transcription factor, with translation MKGKNKQTWLSYLESVKSNVYDSEEFQLTGFDDFINANGFAQSFFRHSVPFVYLLDYRTGLYINMSENFAGYKSECFLKEGVSHTLEIYQRDHLQLFNKEIFPDRLNILQNIPPENHKNYVFSYNWCVENRNGASEKLLQRSCFLSDKSGNPMFSMGMLININNFGNELPIVQTVDEININGTAAHQTIYKKVYHLNEEDKLLSKREKEVLLWMAEGLSSKLIADKLFISEHTVINHRRSMQDKTNTPNAVALVSFCIKNGLI, from the coding sequence ATGAAAGGAAAAAACAAGCAAACCTGGCTAAGCTATCTGGAATCTGTCAAAAGCAATGTTTATGATTCGGAAGAATTTCAGCTTACTGGTTTTGATGATTTTATAAATGCCAATGGATTTGCACAATCTTTTTTCCGCCATAGCGTGCCTTTTGTTTACCTGTTGGATTACAGAACAGGGTTGTACATTAATATGTCGGAAAACTTCGCAGGATATAAATCGGAGTGTTTTTTAAAAGAAGGGGTCAGCCATACCCTCGAGATCTATCAGCGGGATCATCTACAGCTTTTCAATAAAGAAATTTTTCCTGACAGATTAAATATCCTGCAAAATATACCACCAGAAAATCATAAAAATTATGTATTTTCTTATAACTGGTGTGTAGAAAACAGGAATGGAGCATCTGAAAAACTCTTGCAGCGAAGTTGCTTTTTATCTGATAAATCAGGAAATCCAATGTTCAGTATGGGCATGCTGATCAACATCAATAATTTTGGTAATGAATTGCCCATTGTTCAGACTGTAGATGAAATTAACATCAATGGTACTGCTGCCCATCAAACCATCTATAAAAAAGTTTATCATTTAAATGAAGAGGATAAACTATTGTCTAAGCGTGAAAAAGAAGTTTTATTGTGGATGGCTGAAGGACTGAGCAGTAAACTGATTGCAGACAAGTTGTTTATCAGTGAACATACGGTAATCAATCACCGAAGGAGCATGCAGGATAAAACAAATACCCCTAATGCCGTTGCCCTGGTTAGCTTCTGCATCAAAAATGGATTGATATAA